The DNA sequence TCGGCCGGATCGTCAACCTGTCGTCCTCCTCCGCGCTCGGCAACCGCGGCCAGGTCAACTACTCCGCCGCCAAGGCCGGTCTCCAGGGCTTCACCAAGACCCTCGCCAAGGAGCTCGGCAAGTTCGGCGTCACCGCCAACGCCGTCGCCCCCGGCTTCATCGCCACCGAGATGACCAAGGCCACCGCCGACCGCGTCGGCATGGGCTTCGAGGACTTCAAGGCCGCCGCCGCCACCCAGATCCCGGTGAACCGCGTCGGCGAGCCCGAGGACATCGCCAACGCCATCGCCTTCTTCACCGGCGAGGCGGCCGGCTTCGTCTCCGGCCAGGTCCTGTACGTCGCCGGCGGACCGCTCGACTAGGGAAGACCGAGAACATGACTTCTGTGGAACTCTCCGGCAAGGTCGCCCTGGTCACCGGCGCCAGCCGCGGCATCGGGCTCGGCGTCGCCGAGGCGCTGGTCGCGCGCGGCGACCGGGTCTGCATCACCGGCCGCAACGAGGACGCCCTCAAGGAGGCCGTCGAGAAGCTCGGCGCCGACCGGGCCGTGTACGTGGCCGGCAAGGCGCACGACGAGGCCCACCAGGCCATCGCCGTCGAGCGCGTGATGGAGGCCTTCGGCCGCGTCGACTACCTGGTCAACAACGCCGGTACCAACCCGGTGTTCGGGCCGATCGCCGACCTCGACCTGAACGTGGCGCGCAAGGTGTTCGAGACCAACGTGATCTCGGCGCTCGGCTTCGCGCAGCAGACCTGGCACGCCTGGCAGAAGGACAACGGCGGCGCGATCGTCAACATCGCCTCCGTGGCGGGCATCGCGCCCTCGCCCTTCATCGCCGCCTACGGCGTCAGCAAGGCCGCGCTGATCAACCTGACCCAGCAGCTCGCGCACGAGTTCGCGCCCGGGGTGCGGGTCAACGCCATCGCCCCGGCCGTGGTCAAGACCAAATTCGCCCAGGCGCTGTACGAGGGCCGGGAGGAGGAGGCCGCCGCGGCGTACCCGCTCGGCCGGCTCGGTGTGCCGTCCGACATCGGCGGCGCCGCCGCGTTCCTCACCTCCGACCAGTCGGACTGGGTCACGGGACAGACTCTCGTGGTCGACGGCGGCATCTTCCTGAAGGCCGGCGTGGGCTGAGCCGCACGCCCGCGCGGTGCGGTACCCGCCCGCGCGGGAGCGGTGCGCCGCC is a window from the Streptomyces capillispiralis genome containing:
- a CDS encoding SDR family oxidoreductase produces the protein MTSVELSGKVALVTGASRGIGLGVAEALVARGDRVCITGRNEDALKEAVEKLGADRAVYVAGKAHDEAHQAIAVERVMEAFGRVDYLVNNAGTNPVFGPIADLDLNVARKVFETNVISALGFAQQTWHAWQKDNGGAIVNIASVAGIAPSPFIAAYGVSKAALINLTQQLAHEFAPGVRVNAIAPAVVKTKFAQALYEGREEEAAAAYPLGRLGVPSDIGGAAAFLTSDQSDWVTGQTLVVDGGIFLKAGVG